A genomic stretch from Thermostichus vulcanus str. 'Rupite' includes:
- a CDS encoding CCA tRNA nucleotidyltransferase, with translation MTEPLQTELLLAGIRSLLPFPWTWLPKEAYWVGGSLRDACLRQLGISKTGTGAGAFPEEAESVDLDLVLNIDAQGAEHPPVEWAAAVARQLGAGFVVLDTERQITRIVLPKLTVDIAQQVGATLESDLGQRDFTCNALALDLHRGYLLDPTGGLEDMRRGQIRMVHPDNLSADPVRLLRAYRQAAQLGFGLDPLTEEAIRERAHLLTQVAAERVRSEVVALLEAGILGLRHLQAATAAGLLGYWLPSLQAESEGFVQAQQVMQWVQQWHNYPRIQKELQQPLADRRSRFLAVVLAALLWDPSDASGFKAEAIQINLERLRFSRAEQRTVQKLHQLLPLFQTLLMGSPTPVQQWRLYQQAGSLLGGLALLAVATGCDWQKLEPWLTRYEDPGDPLAHPVPLLDGSDVLHSLGAKPGPWVGQLLDALQEAQVCGQIQTRSEALAFVQQWKKNLDTENNKLNR, from the coding sequence ATGACCGAACCCCTGCAAACAGAGCTGCTCTTGGCGGGAATCCGCAGTCTTTTGCCCTTTCCCTGGACTTGGCTGCCGAAGGAAGCCTATTGGGTAGGGGGATCCCTGCGGGATGCTTGCCTGCGTCAACTGGGGATCTCTAAAACAGGGACTGGAGCGGGAGCCTTTCCTGAAGAGGCGGAGTCGGTTGACCTGGACTTGGTGCTCAATATCGATGCACAAGGTGCAGAGCACCCACCGGTGGAGTGGGCAGCAGCAGTGGCACGGCAGTTGGGGGCGGGGTTTGTGGTGCTGGATACCGAACGACAGATTACCCGCATCGTGTTGCCGAAGTTGACAGTTGACATAGCACAGCAAGTGGGTGCAACCCTAGAATCCGATCTGGGGCAGCGGGATTTCACCTGCAATGCTCTGGCTTTGGATCTCCACAGGGGTTACCTCCTGGATCCCACGGGCGGGCTAGAGGACATGCGCCGGGGCCAGATTCGCATGGTGCATCCAGACAACCTCAGTGCCGATCCGGTGCGGCTGTTGCGAGCTTATCGACAGGCGGCTCAACTGGGGTTTGGGCTGGATCCCCTGACGGAAGAGGCGATTCGGGAACGAGCCCATCTGTTGACCCAGGTGGCAGCAGAACGGGTGCGCTCAGAAGTGGTGGCCTTGTTGGAGGCAGGGATCCTGGGGTTGCGGCACCTCCAGGCGGCCACAGCAGCCGGGTTGCTGGGCTATTGGTTACCTAGTTTACAAGCTGAGAGTGAGGGGTTTGTCCAAGCCCAGCAGGTGATGCAGTGGGTGCAGCAGTGGCACAACTATCCCCGCATCCAGAAGGAATTGCAGCAGCCTTTGGCGGATCGTCGCTCGCGGTTTTTGGCGGTGGTGCTGGCGGCTCTGTTGTGGGATCCCTCAGATGCTTCCGGCTTTAAGGCAGAAGCAATCCAAATAAACCTGGAAAGGTTACGCTTCAGTCGCGCAGAACAGCGAACTGTCCAGAAGCTGCACCAGCTTCTCCCGCTGTTTCAGACTCTCTTGATGGGATCCCCTACCCCTGTCCAACAGTGGCGCCTGTATCAACAGGCGGGATCCCTGCTGGGTGGATTGGCTTTGCTGGCCGTGGCCACAGGATGCGATTGGCAAAAATTGGAACCCTGGCTCACTCGCTATGAAGACCCAGGGGATCCCTTGGCTCATCCGGTGCCGTTGCTGGACGGCAGTGATGTATTGCATAGTTTGGGAGCCAAACCTGGCCCTTGGGTGGGGCAACTGCTGGATGCTCTGCAAGAGGCCCAAGTCTGTGGCCAGATTCAAACCCGCTCCGAGGCCCTCGCCTTTGTTCAGCAGTGGAAAAAGAACTTAGACACTGAGAACAATAAGTTAAACCGCTAG
- a CDS encoding LysR family transcriptional regulator: MELYQLKVFLEVARHLSFTEAADALHLTQPAVSAKIKSLESELDVTLFHRLGRKIQLTEMGQCLVEEGSKLLALEQQVINRIQDLKSGKHRTLRIGCTALVADEWLPSLLFRYRSQHPNLTTQCLEFDNTELLYRAIIESSVDLGISDIEFREFNEISATAVDTIVYGAFVRGEHPHWGQTWLSIGETLHQPWVVLAEGSPSRLVFESRLAEVGIRLSDFQRLETVDSLSLMRTYIMQGGYLGFGSSLEFVMERQAQLMGLVPLQEFALEANLYLLQPRRLTAATAKSDQDMPQGSAETAQAFLQFLRTTHADPPAVPSPPSDRPPLITPPQPMRLRSPSFGLRSHSSASTEVLKIVIGTQNSTIHSTTAGLVIRQLGLLEHFLPREGRYSSTHIQIEWQDFTSGSPIVQRLRSEQLDFGVLGDYPLLLTALQLTGSQQPTTHLISFVAINPNGRGNAVIVPQGSQLSSIEDLRGRTIAVPWESSAHGMIIRVLGEANLLSKVKLTNIDDLTFNFTARPHRVVDGYGHFAPFWEIARRQGQFRQLFDGHATGLPAFHGVVVRSTFAEDHPDIVVAYLRALRAAQYWYVTTPSAPNLVGQWLQLDPHVVAHVMPQEVAFDYPKGCPENDHTGLFFQDATIRSDWLKGHLSTLQGIPGSGNFVGIDLNSWVRTEFMEKVWN; encoded by the coding sequence ATGGAGCTATATCAACTCAAGGTATTTTTGGAGGTTGCCCGGCATTTGAGTTTTACCGAGGCGGCGGATGCTCTTCACCTCACCCAACCGGCTGTCAGTGCCAAGATCAAATCCCTAGAGTCTGAGTTGGATGTCACCTTATTTCACCGATTAGGGCGCAAGATCCAACTGACTGAGATGGGCCAATGCCTGGTGGAAGAGGGATCCAAACTGTTGGCCTTGGAGCAGCAGGTGATCAACCGGATTCAGGATCTCAAATCCGGCAAACATCGTACCTTACGGATTGGGTGCACCGCTCTAGTAGCGGATGAATGGTTGCCCAGTCTATTGTTTCGCTACCGTTCCCAGCATCCCAACCTCACCACCCAATGCCTTGAGTTTGACAACACGGAGCTGCTCTATCGAGCCATCATCGAGTCATCGGTGGATCTAGGTATCTCGGATATTGAGTTTCGAGAGTTCAACGAGATCAGCGCCACTGCAGTGGACACCATCGTCTATGGGGCGTTTGTCAGGGGGGAACACCCTCACTGGGGTCAGACGTGGCTTAGCATCGGAGAAACCCTCCACCAACCTTGGGTGGTGTTGGCGGAGGGATCCCCTAGTCGGCTAGTATTTGAGAGTCGCTTGGCCGAAGTGGGGATCCGGCTTTCGGACTTTCAACGCCTTGAGACGGTGGATTCCCTCAGCTTGATGAGAACCTACATCATGCAGGGGGGCTACCTGGGCTTTGGCTCCAGCCTAGAATTTGTCATGGAGCGTCAGGCTCAACTGATGGGGCTGGTACCCTTACAAGAATTTGCTCTGGAGGCCAACCTCTATCTATTGCAACCCCGACGGCTGACCGCGGCCACCGCCAAATCTGATCAGGACATGCCCCAGGGATCCGCCGAGACCGCTCAAGCTTTTCTGCAGTTTCTGCGCACCACCCACGCGGATCCCCCCGCAGTTCCCTCACCGCCATCGGATCGTCCCCCCCTGATCACCCCCCCTCAGCCTATGCGGCTGCGATCCCCCTCCTTTGGTCTTCGCTCCCACAGCAGTGCCTCGACTGAGGTGCTCAAAATCGTCATCGGCACTCAAAACAGCACCATCCACTCAACCACGGCTGGGCTGGTGATTCGACAGTTGGGCTTGCTGGAGCACTTTTTACCCCGTGAGGGCCGCTACAGCTCCACCCACATTCAGATTGAATGGCAAGACTTTACCTCGGGCTCCCCGATCGTCCAGAGGCTGCGCTCCGAACAGCTAGATTTTGGCGTGCTGGGGGACTATCCCCTGTTGCTGACAGCCCTGCAACTTACCGGATCGCAGCAGCCGACCACTCACCTGATCAGTTTTGTGGCCATCAACCCTAACGGGCGAGGCAATGCCGTCATTGTGCCCCAGGGATCCCAGCTCAGCAGCATTGAGGATTTGCGTGGCCGAACCATTGCGGTGCCGTGGGAATCGTCAGCCCATGGCATGATCATCCGAGTTTTAGGCGAAGCTAACTTGCTCTCAAAAGTGAAACTTACCAACATTGATGATCTCACCTTTAACTTCACTGCACGGCCCCATCGAGTAGTAGATGGCTATGGACACTTCGCCCCCTTCTGGGAGATTGCCCGCCGTCAGGGCCAATTCAGACAGTTGTTCGATGGTCATGCAACTGGTTTGCCCGCCTTTCATGGGGTGGTGGTGCGTTCGACTTTTGCCGAAGACCATCCCGATATTGTGGTGGCTTATCTCCGGGCTCTCCGTGCTGCCCAATATTGGTATGTCACTACCCCAAGCGCCCCCAATCTGGTGGGGCAGTGGCTTCAGCTGGATCCCCACGTGGTAGCCCATGTCATGCCCCAGGAGGTAGCCTTTGATTACCCTAAAGGTTGTCCGGAGAACGATCACACCGGGCTTTTCTTTCAAGACGCTACTATTCGCTCCGATTGGCTCAAAGGTCACCTCTCGACGCTACAAGGGATCCCTGGTAGTGGAAACTTTGTTGGAATTGATTTGAACTCTTGGGTTAGAACAGAATTTATGGAAAAAGTGTGGAATTAA
- a CDS encoding response regulator, translating to MQATLPTLTSPLPQPKETAPLSETLLVVDDEDAIRETIAIALEEQGYRVLQAADGRQALELVHTSERLDLVILDLMLPSLNGLDLCRLLRREGNTIPILMLTAKSSETDRVVGLELGADDYLTKPFGMRELIARCRSVLRRQQQSQLSDATVLRHGDLCLFTQECRVLVRGIEVNFSPKEFRLLELFMGNPRRVWTREQLLDRIWGSDFMGDSKTVDVHIRWLREKLELDPSNPEYLVTVRGFGYRFG from the coding sequence ATGCAAGCGACCCTTCCGACGCTCACCAGTCCACTTCCACAACCGAAGGAAACCGCGCCTTTGTCGGAAACCCTCCTAGTGGTGGATGACGAAGATGCCATTCGGGAAACCATTGCCATCGCCCTAGAAGAACAAGGCTATCGAGTTTTGCAGGCAGCTGATGGACGGCAAGCATTGGAGCTGGTGCATACCTCAGAACGGTTGGACTTGGTGATTTTGGACTTGATGTTGCCCAGCCTGAATGGCTTGGATCTGTGTCGGCTGCTGCGCCGCGAGGGCAATACGATCCCAATTTTGATGTTGACTGCCAAAAGTAGTGAAACCGACCGGGTGGTGGGTTTGGAGCTTGGTGCTGATGACTACCTGACCAAGCCCTTTGGGATGCGCGAGTTGATTGCCCGCTGTCGCTCTGTATTGCGACGGCAGCAGCAATCTCAGCTTAGCGATGCTACTGTGCTGCGACATGGGGATCTGTGCCTGTTTACCCAAGAGTGCCGGGTGTTGGTGCGGGGTATTGAGGTAAATTTTTCCCCCAAAGAATTTCGCCTGCTGGAATTGTTCATGGGCAACCCTCGCCGCGTTTGGACTCGAGAACAGTTGCTGGATCGCATTTGGGGATCCGACTTTATGGGCGATAGCAAAACGGTGGATGTCCACATTCGCTGGTTGCGGGAAAAGTTAGAGCTGGATCCCAGTAACCCTGAGTATTTGGTAACAGTGCGCGGCTTCGGTTACCGCTTTGGCTAG
- a CDS encoding HEAT repeat domain-containing protein, whose product MTDANLDLANLDPELHQWVEMLGAEDVNDRLVAVKNLQHIGNEEAIPFLIQTLKDDSPAVQLISITALWEMANPIAVKPLMACLGSPHADVREEALSALKELVAPDDLPQLLVELEQLNPKKQLNILILLRKIHDVQALPYILPFFTSDRPELREAAVITLRYLNQVERCQPALALMEDPDVTVVRAATLTLGHLQDPEVIPTLQDALTRHPDWQVRRNAAQSLALHQDPGAIPTLGQALGDEHWQVRKFAAQALQKGASQAVLPPLVRALSDEYSDVRKEAAIALGHLGDPQVLNALQQTLDDPDIEVRIQVERAIKQLQAATQGASNV is encoded by the coding sequence ATGACCGATGCCAATCTGGATCTCGCCAATTTAGATCCCGAATTGCACCAGTGGGTGGAGATGTTGGGGGCCGAGGATGTCAACGACCGTCTGGTGGCGGTGAAAAACCTTCAGCATATCGGGAATGAAGAGGCTATTCCCTTCCTTATTCAAACTCTCAAAGACGACAGCCCTGCGGTGCAGCTGATTTCCATTACTGCCCTCTGGGAGATGGCTAACCCAATTGCTGTGAAGCCCTTGATGGCCTGCCTCGGATCTCCTCATGCGGATGTGCGGGAGGAGGCACTGTCGGCCCTGAAGGAGCTAGTGGCCCCTGATGATCTGCCGCAGTTGTTGGTGGAGTTAGAGCAGCTGAATCCCAAGAAACAGCTCAACATCCTGATTTTGCTGCGCAAGATCCATGATGTGCAGGCTTTACCCTACATCTTGCCCTTCTTTACCTCCGATCGGCCTGAGCTGCGGGAAGCGGCTGTCATCACCCTGCGCTACCTCAATCAGGTGGAGCGATGCCAGCCAGCCCTGGCCCTGATGGAGGATCCCGATGTAACGGTGGTACGGGCCGCCACCCTGACCTTAGGCCACCTACAAGACCCTGAGGTAATCCCCACCTTGCAGGATGCCTTGACCCGCCACCCCGATTGGCAGGTGCGGCGCAATGCGGCTCAGTCCCTGGCACTACACCAGGATCCCGGTGCCATCCCCACCCTGGGGCAAGCTCTGGGGGACGAGCACTGGCAGGTGCGCAAGTTTGCGGCTCAAGCCCTGCAAAAGGGAGCCAGTCAGGCGGTTTTGCCGCCTCTGGTGCGGGCATTGTCGGATGAATACTCCGACGTGCGCAAAGAAGCCGCCATTGCCCTCGGTCATCTCGGGGATCCCCAGGTGCTCAATGCCCTGCAACAGACCCTCGATGACCCGGATATCGAGGTGCGCATCCAGGTGGAGCGGGCCATCAAGCAGCTTCAGGCTGCCACCCAGGGGGCCTCCAATGTTTGA
- the hemH gene encoding ferrochelatase codes for MSKSGVLLLNLGGPETQADVQPFLYNLFADPELIRLPFPFLQRVFAWAISSLRAEKSRRNYAAIGGGSPLRRITAEQARELQAHLVAEGYDVPVYVAMRYWHPFTESVVQQIKSDGITRLVVLPLYPQYSISTTGSSFKLLDRLWAEDPELARIERHLICSWYDQPDYVQAMAAGIRAGLDQFEHPEQVHVLFSAHGIPESYVTKAGDPYQQEMEACVQLIWQQVGRPNPHTLSYQSRVGSVKWLHPYTETVIPELGSRGVKHLLVVPISFVSEHIETLQEIDIEYRELAHHSGIPDFRRVPALNADPQFIAGLVALVRPHLLTPGLASSAFAPATALHP; via the coding sequence ATGTCGAAAAGCGGAGTGCTCCTGCTGAATTTGGGGGGGCCAGAGACCCAGGCGGATGTGCAGCCCTTTCTCTACAACCTGTTCGCCGATCCGGAGCTGATCCGCTTACCCTTCCCGTTTTTGCAGCGGGTTTTCGCCTGGGCCATCTCCAGCTTGCGGGCGGAAAAATCTCGGCGCAACTACGCGGCTATTGGGGGCGGATCCCCGTTGCGGCGCATCACTGCCGAACAAGCGCGGGAGTTACAGGCCCATTTGGTGGCAGAGGGCTATGATGTGCCGGTGTACGTGGCGATGCGGTACTGGCATCCGTTTACGGAATCCGTGGTTCAACAGATCAAATCCGATGGGATCACCCGTTTGGTGGTGCTGCCGCTTTACCCGCAATATTCCATCAGCACAACAGGATCTAGCTTTAAGCTGTTGGATCGGCTTTGGGCAGAGGATCCAGAATTGGCCCGCATCGAACGGCATCTAATATGTTCCTGGTACGACCAGCCAGACTATGTGCAGGCGATGGCTGCCGGGATCCGTGCTGGGCTGGATCAGTTTGAACACCCGGAACAGGTGCATGTGCTGTTTAGCGCTCATGGCATTCCGGAAAGTTATGTGACCAAGGCCGGGGATCCCTACCAGCAGGAAATGGAAGCCTGTGTGCAGTTGATTTGGCAACAGGTAGGGCGACCCAATCCCCATACTCTTTCCTACCAAAGTCGGGTGGGTTCGGTGAAATGGCTCCATCCCTATACCGAAACGGTGATTCCAGAGCTGGGATCCCGTGGCGTTAAGCACCTGTTGGTGGTGCCCATTAGCTTTGTCTCAGAGCATATCGAGACGCTGCAGGAAATTGATATTGAGTACCGGGAGCTGGCCCACCACTCGGGGATCCCGGATTTTCGTCGTGTTCCTGCTTTGAATGCTGATCCGCAGTTTATTGCAGGCTTGGTGGCGCTGGTACGGCCCCATTTGCTCACTCCCGGTTTGGCTTCCAGTGCTTTTGCTCCAGCGACAGCACTTCACCCCTAG
- a CDS encoding 4Fe-4S dicluster domain-containing protein: MALTTQRVDVPVIVDESKCLEKCVACIEVCPLDVLAKNPETGKAYMKYDECWFCLPCEKECPTNAITVQIPFLLR, encoded by the coding sequence ATGGCCTTAACTACCCAACGTGTGGATGTGCCGGTCATCGTCGATGAGTCAAAATGTCTGGAAAAATGTGTGGCCTGTATTGAGGTGTGCCCCCTCGATGTGTTGGCGAAAAACCCCGAAACCGGCAAAGCATACATGAAATATGACGAGTGTTGGTTCTGTCTGCCTTGTGAGAAGGAATGCCCCACCAATGCCATCACTGTTCAGATCCCGTTTTTGCTGCGCTAG
- a CDS encoding response regulator, with protein MKIVLVEDDQALAQLISDRLRKEHYLVEMATNGLEGLKLARVTAADLWIIDIELPKLNGFQLCQHLRQQGIQAPILLLTARRGETDLVMGFNLGADDYLVKPFQISELLVRVRALLRRPRQLQNALLSWGILELSTETATVTYGGKPVSLRPKEYKLLEILMRHGRQMLSYEQLFDQLWTLEETPNKESLKAHIKGLRQALRQVDAPPDIIEAIRGLGVRLNPTYEAAELENPEPSLLLPQLQEAWPSFKPKMVERIQLIETALSQWQVDQLTAELREQARSAAHTLAGSLGTFGFSNGTQLAQELEEGLSSSVYPLQRLQEKLLQLRKELERDPFVTPSEEDLFLLLLGSNPETLAILKSFSSQAGGIRVEQVACPCDAKLLMGSVDVLLLDLTHPKAEEQGIHLAHRYGIPYILMLREDQLTARIEARQKGAAGCVPSPCPPELLLQTVRRAAQTVKALPIKVLAVDDDPHFLEILQILCGNLCQLTVLQDPREFWPILQSTLPDVLLLDVKMPHFSGIDLCHAVRTDVRFDRIPILMMTAYPQELSAAEALEMGANDCLNKPLHSQDLRRRLARYQFFATSAAASGGDPLRTV; from the coding sequence ATGAAAATCGTCTTGGTTGAGGATGATCAGGCGCTGGCCCAACTTATTTCCGATCGCCTGCGCAAAGAGCACTACCTGGTGGAGATGGCCACCAATGGTCTGGAAGGGCTGAAATTGGCTCGCGTCACGGCAGCAGACTTGTGGATTATCGATATTGAGCTGCCCAAGCTGAATGGGTTCCAACTGTGTCAGCACCTGCGGCAACAAGGGATCCAGGCTCCCATTTTGTTGCTCACGGCACGGCGAGGGGAGACGGATTTGGTGATGGGGTTTAATCTCGGGGCGGATGATTACCTGGTTAAGCCTTTTCAGATATCGGAATTGCTGGTGCGGGTGCGGGCCTTGCTCCGTAGACCTCGGCAACTGCAAAACGCTTTGTTGTCCTGGGGGATCTTGGAACTCAGTACAGAAACTGCCACGGTCACCTATGGGGGAAAACCGGTATCCTTACGCCCCAAAGAATATAAGTTGCTGGAGATTTTGATGCGGCACGGGCGACAAATGCTCAGCTATGAGCAACTGTTTGACCAGCTTTGGACGTTGGAGGAAACTCCAAACAAAGAATCCCTGAAAGCCCATATCAAAGGACTCAGACAAGCATTGAGACAAGTTGATGCTCCCCCAGATATCATCGAGGCAATTCGTGGCTTAGGGGTTCGCCTCAACCCCACTTACGAAGCAGCAGAACTCGAGAACCCAGAGCCTTCCCTGCTCCTGCCGCAATTGCAAGAAGCCTGGCCCAGCTTCAAGCCTAAAATGGTGGAGCGCATCCAACTGATCGAAACCGCCCTCAGCCAATGGCAAGTGGATCAACTGACTGCTGAATTACGCGAACAAGCCCGCAGCGCCGCCCATACTCTAGCGGGATCCCTGGGCACTTTTGGGTTTTCCAATGGGACTCAACTGGCCCAAGAACTCGAAGAGGGATTGTCTTCTTCGGTGTATCCATTGCAACGGCTACAGGAGAAGCTCCTGCAACTGAGAAAGGAACTGGAACGGGATCCCTTTGTCACCCCGTCCGAAGAGGATCTTTTTCTCCTGCTGCTCGGTTCAAACCCAGAAACTCTGGCTATTCTCAAAAGCTTTTCCAGCCAAGCAGGAGGGATCCGGGTGGAACAAGTTGCTTGTCCCTGCGATGCCAAGTTGCTGATGGGATCCGTGGATGTTTTATTACTGGACTTGACTCACCCCAAAGCTGAGGAGCAAGGGATCCATTTAGCTCACAGATACGGGATCCCTTACATTCTCATGTTGCGAGAAGATCAACTGACTGCACGAATTGAAGCTCGGCAAAAAGGCGCTGCCGGGTGTGTGCCCAGCCCTTGCCCGCCGGAGTTACTGCTACAAACGGTGCGGCGCGCTGCCCAGACGGTTAAAGCGCTACCGATAAAGGTATTGGCGGTAGACGATGATCCCCATTTTCTAGAAATCCTTCAGATCCTATGTGGGAACCTTTGCCAGCTCACGGTTTTACAGGATCCCCGAGAATTTTGGCCCATTCTTCAGTCCACCCTGCCGGATGTGTTGCTGTTGGATGTCAAAATGCCCCATTTTTCCGGTATCGACCTATGTCATGCGGTGCGCACCGATGTTCGCTTTGACCGGATCCCGATTTTGATGATGACCGCCTATCCACAGGAACTGAGTGCCGCAGAAGCCCTGGAAATGGGTGCCAATGATTGTCTGAATAAACCCCTCCACAGTCAGGACTTGCGCCGCCGCTTGGCCCGATATCAGTTTTTTGCCACCTCAGCAGCAGCATCGGGAGGGGATCCGCTAAGGACTGTTTAA
- a CDS encoding fumarate reductase/succinate dehydrogenase flavoprotein subunit, with protein sequence MDTRWLKTDVLVVGGGTAGTMAAIKAKQSHPDCEVLILEKANIRRSGAIAMGMDGVNTAVIPGNSTPEQYVREITISNDGILNQKAVYQTGKLGFEVIQELESWGVKFQKDHEGNYDLKQVHRVGKYVLPMPEGKDLKKILARQVKRHKVQVTNRVMATRVIVQEGRATGVVGFDVRNGDFVVIQAKAVVLCTGACGRLGLPASGYLYGTYENPTNAGDGYSMAYHAGAELTNIECFQINPLIKDYNGPACAYVASPFGAYTANAEGYRFISCDYWSGQMMLEVYKELNSGKGPIQLKMTHLDEDTISEIERVLWSNERPSRERFHANRGENYRTDGVEMNISEIGLCSGHSASGVWVDEWARTTVPGLYAAGDMASIPHNYMIGAFVSGRLAGEHGMAYSQDLEHVEPDAEFLEAEKARIYQPLQQPDGIPHTQVEYKLRRLVNDYLQPPKVTNKMEIGLRHFVRYHDTLGQMGARDPHELMRCMEVHFIRDCAEMAARASLYRKESRWGLYHYRVDYPEKNNSEWFCHVNLKKDPSGEMTLFKRAVEPYIVDVNIEKEIYDVAVR encoded by the coding sequence ATGGATACACGATGGCTGAAGACTGATGTGTTGGTTGTGGGGGGTGGCACTGCCGGGACGATGGCAGCTATCAAAGCGAAGCAAAGTCATCCTGATTGCGAGGTATTGATCCTCGAAAAGGCCAATATCCGCCGTAGTGGGGCCATCGCTATGGGTATGGATGGCGTGAATACGGCGGTCATTCCTGGCAATTCTACCCCTGAACAGTATGTCCGTGAGATCACTATTTCTAACGATGGGATTCTCAATCAAAAGGCCGTTTATCAGACCGGCAAACTCGGCTTTGAGGTGATTCAGGAACTAGAAAGCTGGGGTGTGAAATTCCAGAAGGATCATGAGGGCAACTATGACCTCAAACAGGTGCATCGAGTTGGTAAATATGTGTTGCCGATGCCGGAAGGGAAGGATTTGAAAAAGATTCTGGCCCGTCAGGTAAAACGGCATAAAGTGCAGGTGACTAATCGGGTCATGGCCACACGTGTGATCGTGCAGGAAGGGCGTGCCACCGGGGTGGTAGGTTTCGATGTGCGCAATGGCGACTTTGTGGTGATTCAAGCCAAGGCGGTGGTGTTGTGCACGGGGGCTTGCGGGCGGCTGGGTCTACCGGCGTCGGGATACCTCTATGGCACCTACGAGAACCCCACCAATGCCGGGGATGGCTACTCGATGGCCTACCATGCTGGAGCTGAACTGACCAACATCGAGTGCTTTCAGATCAACCCCCTGATCAAGGACTACAACGGCCCCGCCTGTGCCTATGTGGCCAGCCCCTTCGGGGCCTATACCGCTAATGCTGAGGGCTATCGCTTCATCAGCTGTGACTACTGGAGCGGCCAGATGATGCTGGAGGTTTACAAAGAACTCAACTCTGGCAAGGGGCCGATCCAGCTCAAGATGACCCATCTGGATGAGGACACCATCTCTGAGATTGAGCGAGTCTTGTGGTCGAATGAGCGGCCCAGTCGCGAGCGATTCCATGCCAATCGGGGAGAGAACTACCGCACCGATGGGGTGGAGATGAACATCTCTGAAATCGGCCTGTGTAGCGGCCACAGTGCCTCTGGGGTGTGGGTGGATGAATGGGCGCGCACAACCGTGCCCGGACTCTATGCCGCTGGAGATATGGCCAGCATCCCCCACAACTATATGATTGGGGCGTTTGTCTCTGGTCGCTTGGCTGGGGAGCACGGCATGGCCTACAGCCAAGACCTTGAGCATGTGGAACCGGATGCAGAGTTTCTGGAGGCCGAAAAGGCCCGTATCTATCAGCCCCTGCAACAGCCGGACGGGATCCCTCACACGCAGGTGGAGTATAAACTGCGGCGGCTGGTGAATGACTATCTGCAACCCCCCAAAGTCACCAACAAAATGGAAATTGGTCTGCGGCATTTTGTCCGTTATCACGATACTCTTGGCCAGATGGGAGCACGGGATCCCCATGAGTTGATGCGGTGTATGGAGGTGCATTTCATCCGCGACTGTGCCGAAATGGCAGCGCGGGCCTCTCTCTATCGCAAAGAAAGCCGGTGGGGTCTCTATCACTATCGGGTGGATTATCCCGAGAAAAACAACAGCGAATGGTTCTGCCACGTCAACCTGAAAAAGGATCCCAGTGGTGAGATGACCTTGTTTAAGCGGGCGGTGGAGCCTTACATTGTGGATGTGAATATCGAGAAAGAAATCTACGATGTGGCTGTTCGCTAG